In Lycium ferocissimum isolate CSIRO_LF1 chromosome 7, AGI_CSIRO_Lferr_CH_V1, whole genome shotgun sequence, the sequence GATGAATGATGAAACGGCGACGTTGAAGGTGATGGAGGTTTATGAGAATTGTTGTGGTGTGGCGGTGCCGGTGAGGGTGCAGGGGCTGTATGGTGGTggatcatgatgatgatgatgaggtgcAGGGCAATTAACGAAGGTGGAATTGGTGCTTTTATTTTCTGCTTCTTTATGAGGGGGTTGGTTAATGGGGAATGTGATGTGTTAATGTTAGTGCTCTTTTTTGTGTTTGTGGGTTTTCACTGGTGAAAGAGAGAggcttcttgttttttttttttttttttttttgtaaaattacacttttgtccttcaaatggattgatctttaaattttacttgccaaaatcaaacttatgcctaTTAAGAGTATAAGTTCTTTAAAAGCACGGAACATAATTTgttggatattatgatgcggAATTACCTTTTGGATATCAAGATTCAAAAAAGGTATTTTTTAATCGTAATTTTTCCATATATTTTCTATAAATTTTGAATTATCAATTATTGTAacttattaatattttttatgtactttttaaatatgtaaaatatatttcaaaaaaacttTCATGATCAAAACTAAACTGTGTGACTGTCGAAATTTGAAcgatgtcacataaattgagacagaaagAATAGTACTTCTTCagttccaaaaaaattatcttttttttttttttttagtttgtcccaattttttttttatacatttctatatttagaaggacaaaacttaaaaaCCAGCACGAAATTGGGGCATAAGGGCCAATGGCTCATTTTTTTGGTGGTGCATCACGTCACTGTTACAAACTTACAATTTGTTGATTAAGTTTGTGGAGGGAAGACACATCACCATTACTGAATTTAATGCGCGGGGTGGTCCCACTGCATTGAGCTTGACTTTGTTGTTGATCATGCTGATGTGGCGCCACGTGATTGAAGCTGACAGTCAAAGGATTCTGTGCTTATAAATTTGGGATTCATTGATAAGAAAGAGAGTTTTTTTCTTTGAAGTGAGCACATCACTAACACAGAGAAGACTCGAAGACTGAAGTATGCTTAGCTGTTTGTTTTAAATGATTGTTTTTGGTTTATGGGACATGATAGTCTTTCTCGTAGTTTTTAGTCTGGCCGTATAAGATACGATAACACGATAAAGATCCCAAGATTTTAATCAAATTTGAAGTTTTAGCCTTTTTTTGGTGAAACGCCAAATCGAATTTGACTTAGTGTTGTTGTAACATCAATATGAAATATTAGTATGAGATAAAAAGAtataaatgaaacaaaaaagatGTGCGATTTACATTATGACGTGGTAACGAAGAAAAGTGAGGAATAAAACAATATGAATGATGTAAGCGGAAGTGTAGAAGTTGAGAGGGAGTCAAAGTTATATTGGCTTAGACTAATTACCAACTGCTAGGTTGATATTTCCCTTAAAGCTATGCTTTTAGTCTTGTGAAACACAATCCATTAGACTAACATTTGACTCATGGAAATGGGAATTTACCTAACTTTCAGCACTTGATATGTTATGGGttctctatttttattttgtttttagaaagaaaaaaaaaaaaagtgacagcAATGAGATCCATACCTACAATCGACAAGCGCATGTGGCTTTTGAGTTTTGAGAGTATACTTGAGGCTAAGAAAGTGCAAAATAACGCAAATATCATGAACTTGTCAAATTAAGCGTACAATGAATTGGTATTGGATTTAATGAGATAGAAGTAAATGCCCAATAATCCAGTATGACTCGAGAAGTCTGAAGATCCACCGATTTTGCATCATCATTTAAACCATATTTTatctaaaattgaaaatttgtaaGTCTACGTACTTTGGAACAACTTCAGATATGTAGTGTTTGAAGTTTCATAATAAAAGCTCAACTATTTTTGTTGAACTTGTTGACACATGGATTCAATCTCGcttatttttgtttgaatttgatcctatttctttttttgatttaatGCACATACGGTTTAAGCTCATCCATTGTTTTTTCCTGAACTTCAGGAGGGAATGTCTAAACTCTTAAGCATATGTAATTTTGTCAAGCTTAACTTCAAACACCACATATATGAAGTTGTTCCGAAGTGGATATTCGTGTAACAACAGTTTTAAAAATGGGTACAAATTAACATCGGTCCAAATAGGGTAACTTGTATTTATCAGGTCACCGACGCATCAAAAAATTACTTGGGGTGAGATGAGTTAGGTCAAGATTGACTAAATAATGAAATATAGCTCAACTCTtaccaaattttaatttgtttgtttgttttcttataatttatttaattaacaaATAGAGCTAATAAGAAAAATCTTcattatatctatatataccaTATCAAACATGAAAGTAAGTCATTAAAACAATTTTATGATaaggttaacgatgatggtattgCAAGCATCAAATTCCTTGAAAACCTTAGCGGGTCGACTACAGTCACAGTAGACCCGGCCCAACATTCATCTAAAGGCAAAGGTGGGCCTGAGGCACTAAATAAGACCCAAGTCTGATGTTGGGCACAAAAAAGGTTCAAAACCCTCCACCGGTAGTCACTACTCAATTAGAATTAGAAGCTAGGGTTTTAGATCGTTCAATCTCAATAAGCAAAAATGTTTCCAGGAATGTTCATGCGTAAACCTGACAAGGCAGCTGCGTTGAAGCAGTTGAAGACCCATGTTGTCCTGTTCGGTACTTGGGTCGCCGTTATTCGGGTCGCCCCATACATCCTCCATTATTTCTCCGATCAGACCGAAGAACTCAAGCTCGACTTGTAGATTACACCTTCTCTTTCTTCTCAGGTAAATATTTAATCCATTACGCGGTTTTCCACTTAATTGTGGTTAGTAGTTTGAGTGTATGCTTATGTAGTTTCTCCTAATACTTGAAATTTTACTTGGATAAAGTGCATTGCATTATTATCTCACTcccttttaatttgtttgtttggttttgaCTTTGCGAAACTCTTAATTAATGATATGTATAATTTACCAAAATGTCCTTTAATTTTGTGGCCTTAAACATGCGACGTATAAATTTGAtattaaagagttgccaaaaaacagactaaaaggaaagtaagacaaacaaattgaaacagagggaggaTTAGTTAAGCTCTGTGTATATAACTCTGCTAATGTGAGGTTCACAAAGCACAGGTAATTCCAAGATCAGATATAGGAAAAGTGTTGCTGACTTGCAGTAGGAAAAAATGGCAAAATTATGCTAAATCCTTTGGATACTGAATGACTCAAATTGTTTTGTTATAGAGGTGTAGTGGATTAATCTGCATATGTATACTATCTGCGTATGTGTTTTGGCTCAGCACATTTTTATTAGTGATATTGATGTTATGGCTCTGAGTCGAGAAATAGTGAGCTAGCACTTGTTTTGTCCCTCCAAAGAAGCTTaggttgttgttgggttgggaGAGGGGAATCATGAAGTGAACTGAAGTGGTGGCTCTTTGTTGTCTTTTTGGTGTTGCATGCAGATTATGAAGTGCCCTTTTCACTTTTGGGGTTAAGTTTTATAGTTAAAGCATAATAGattatatacatgcatacaATTTCCAAAGCGTAATTAGTAAGGTTGTTTGGCTAGTTAAATAATAGTAGATTATAAACATACGTACAACTTCCGAGTGCTTTTAGTAGAGTTGTGTGTCTTGTAAATTGGTTATTCAAACTTTCCGGTCTCGCAGCAATGAATTTCCGTGGCCATCTGATTAGAGTCGAGTTGATATGACTCAGACAGTACTTTGTTGTCGTTTTTGTTTGGAAAATCAGTTATCGACCAAAGTCCAGTAAAATATATTCCATCAACTCAGAACAAAAGAAGAGATTAAGGAAAGATCAaagaaggcaaaaaaaaaaatctaactcaTAATTCAGTACATTTATTACTCATTTTAGCAAAGGACCACGACAAACTAAACTCAGGATCATATGCAGAGAACATCAGGAAAAGCTTTCAGCAAATAAACTTCAAGATGAAAAAACAATTTCACTTGATTTTTGACTTGATATTGCGTGATAACTTAACAAAACAGATTAACCAAAGAATCAGAATCACCTCCAGATGTCTGGCAGAATCATTAATTTAGCAAATATGGCCATAAA encodes:
- the LOC132064967 gene encoding mitochondrial import receptor subunit TOM6 homolog, producing MFPGMFMRKPDKAAALKQLKTHVVLFGTWVAVIRVAPYILHYFSDQTEELKLDL